In Nocardia sp. NBC_00403, one DNA window encodes the following:
- a CDS encoding class I adenylate-forming enzyme family protein — MTIPHPPTLAGLLVGHARDRAGCRAISAPAGSQTYAEFARDVARIADRLHAAGLRRGDRMAVLAHNDLAYVQLVYAASWAGIVLVGLNWRLTAAELRAVLADCNPSLLFADRELASGLDPRCPVVRLDGPEGSDFERWYAAGDSGYAPDADQSDESLVLLAYTTGTTGEPKGIQLVERNLREMAQQAAAAWALHPEMRYMACLPMFRMSGMSSVTCCVHLGGEVVIPSGSSVAAIAGAVEDRGVTHTSLVPTLLASLVAENAAATFDLSSLEVVIYGSAPSSSSLIDEAMEMLPQTGFSQGYGLTETCAGVAVAPVLRRGEVDRHPGSVGRIHPSCECRIVDVSTGRDVGTGEDGEIWLRTPQLTTGYWNKPAETAAAISADGWFRTGDIGMIDNDGFLYVHDRLKDVIILGGENVYSVEVENAIGAHPAVLEAAVVGVPHPHWGETVKAVVVLRHGQELGETELLGWLEGRLAGYKRPRIVEFVGGLPKAGSGEILKRELRYGKG; from the coding sequence ATGACCATCCCTCACCCCCCGACGCTGGCCGGCCTTTTGGTCGGGCACGCCCGGGACCGCGCCGGATGCCGCGCGATCAGCGCGCCTGCGGGGTCGCAGACCTATGCGGAGTTCGCCCGGGACGTGGCGCGAATCGCGGACCGGCTGCACGCTGCCGGTCTACGCCGGGGAGACCGGATGGCGGTGCTCGCGCACAACGACTTGGCCTACGTTCAGCTCGTCTACGCCGCCTCCTGGGCCGGCATTGTGCTGGTCGGTCTGAACTGGCGGCTGACGGCGGCCGAGCTCCGGGCCGTTCTGGCGGACTGCAACCCGTCCCTGCTCTTCGCCGATCGGGAGTTGGCATCGGGGTTGGACCCACGGTGCCCGGTGGTCCGGCTGGATGGACCCGAAGGCTCCGACTTCGAGCGCTGGTATGCCGCAGGGGATTCCGGCTACGCGCCGGATGCCGATCAATCCGACGAGTCCCTCGTGCTGCTGGCCTACACGACCGGCACCACCGGCGAGCCCAAGGGCATTCAGCTGGTCGAGCGAAATCTGCGGGAGATGGCCCAGCAGGCCGCGGCAGCCTGGGCGCTGCACCCGGAGATGAGGTATATGGCCTGCCTGCCGATGTTCCGTATGAGCGGGATGAGCTCGGTGACGTGTTGCGTGCACCTGGGCGGCGAGGTGGTCATCCCGTCGGGGTCCTCGGTCGCCGCGATCGCCGGCGCCGTCGAGGACCGAGGTGTCACCCACACCAGCCTGGTGCCGACCCTGCTGGCCAGTCTGGTTGCCGAGAACGCCGCCGCGACCTTCGACCTGTCCAGTCTCGAGGTGGTCATCTACGGCTCCGCGCCCTCGAGCAGCTCGCTGATCGACGAGGCGATGGAGATGCTGCCGCAGACCGGCTTTTCGCAGGGTTACGGCTTGACCGAAACCTGTGCCGGGGTGGCGGTCGCGCCGGTCTTGCGCCGGGGGGAGGTCGACCGGCATCCGGGTAGCGTGGGCCGCATCCACCCCAGCTGCGAGTGCCGGATCGTCGATGTTTCCACCGGTCGCGACGTCGGCACTGGTGAGGACGGCGAGATCTGGCTGCGGACGCCGCAACTGACCACAGGATATTGGAACAAACCCGCGGAGACCGCGGCCGCGATATCCGCCGACGGCTGGTTCCGCACCGGCGATATCGGGATGATCGACAACGACGGATTCCTCTACGTCCACGACCGGCTCAAGGACGTCATCATCTTGGGCGGAGAGAACGTCTACTCGGTCGAGGTCGAGAACGCGATCGGCGCGCACCCTGCGGTGCTCGAGGCCGCCGTCGTCGGCGTACCCCACCCGCACTGGGGTGAGACCGTGAAAGCGGTCGTGGTGCTGCGCCACGGTCAGGAGCTCGGCGAGACGGAACTGCTCGGCTGGCTCGAGGGTCGGCTTGCCGGTTACAAGCGCCCGCGGATCGTCGAGTTCGTCGGTGGTCTCCCCAAGGCGGGCAGCGGCGAGATCCTGAAACGTGAACTCAGATACGGCAAGGGCTGA
- a CDS encoding polyketide cyclase, with amino-acid sequence MTEERFEVRREIAAQPAEIFALLCSPEGHVSIDSTGMLQSAEGEAITAVGDEFVVQMDRESLNDFPEMGKYDVTVTITAFEQDAHIAWTVSREGQVPMIEHRYGYHVEPSEIGTSVTSYYDWSQIPATYRDMGIFPILPESALRASLGLLARTVEKK; translated from the coding sequence ATGACTGAAGAACGGTTCGAGGTCCGACGGGAGATCGCGGCACAGCCGGCCGAGATCTTCGCCCTGCTGTGCTCACCCGAAGGGCATGTGTCGATCGACAGCACGGGCATGCTGCAATCCGCAGAAGGCGAAGCCATCACTGCCGTCGGAGATGAATTCGTCGTGCAGATGGATCGTGAATCGCTCAATGACTTTCCCGAGATGGGAAAGTACGACGTCACGGTGACCATCACCGCATTCGAACAGGACGCCCATATCGCGTGGACAGTCTCCCGAGAGGGCCAGGTGCCGATGATCGAACACCGCTACGGCTACCACGTGGAACCCAGCGAGATCGGCACCTCGGTGACGTCGTACTACGACTGGAGTCAGATCCCAGCGACGTACCGCGACATGGGAATCTTCCCGATTCTTCCTGAGTCCGCGCTGCGGGCCTCGCTCGGCCTGCTCGCCAGGACCGTGGAGAAGAAGTAG
- a CDS encoding class I SAM-dependent methyltransferase — MMTNSGHITRENWADEFFDEGFRETFAILGRYDDTESEIEAIVALLRLPLGARILDVPCGFGRHAGPLSRRGYHVVGIDNSPKQLDDARRRYPDCTFVLTDMRTPPAGPYDAILNLWTSFGFFDTREEDLAALAAWADVLVPGGKLVMEIDTLEYFEHRARNGSELISTQLVQRSDVVGHARYDWTTQELDLHWKRPGWSRQCRLHMYSRPQLETAIYEAGFGHVAFAGDFHGRPVDLDSRTVIVATK, encoded by the coding sequence ATGATGACCAATTCCGGACACATCACGCGAGAGAACTGGGCAGATGAATTCTTCGACGAAGGCTTCCGCGAAACATTCGCCATCCTAGGCAGATACGATGACACCGAGAGCGAGATCGAGGCGATTGTCGCACTGCTCCGATTGCCCCTCGGAGCGCGAATACTCGATGTCCCTTGCGGCTTCGGCCGTCACGCCGGGCCGCTCAGTCGGCGCGGCTATCACGTCGTCGGTATAGATAACTCGCCGAAACAACTCGACGACGCCCGCCGTCGATATCCTGACTGCACCTTCGTCCTGACAGATATGCGAACGCCACCCGCAGGTCCATACGACGCAATTCTGAACCTGTGGACCAGCTTCGGCTTCTTCGACACCCGCGAGGAAGACCTTGCCGCCCTCGCGGCCTGGGCCGACGTTCTCGTGCCCGGGGGCAAGCTCGTCATGGAAATCGATACTCTCGAATACTTCGAGCATCGTGCACGCAACGGCAGCGAATTGATCAGTACGCAGCTGGTTCAACGGTCCGATGTCGTTGGTCACGCTCGATATGATTGGACCACCCAGGAACTCGACCTCCACTGGAAGCGCCCTGGATGGTCCCGACAGTGTCGGCTCCACATGTATTCCCGCCCGCAACTCGAGACAGCAATCTACGAAGCCGGATTCGGCCACGTGGCATTCGCGGGCGACTTTCATGGCCGTCCGGTGGACCTGGACAGCAGAACCGTCATTGTCGCAACCAAGTAG
- a CDS encoding aminotransferase class V-fold PLP-dependent enzyme: protein MSGDGTRTASAQEFLADYPEYTTTTVLDDLRATEYAYLDRNRDVYLDYTGAGLAATTQYQAHNEWISAGCHGNPHSDNPTSRAATAGVETARASVLAHFNAPAQDYTVIFTANATAACRLVGEAYPFGRATRFVLTADNHNSVNGIREFARSRRARTEYIPIAGSELRVTESAVRAALERRTVQESLSMAMVNGRESSRGLFAYPAQSNFTGVQHPLDWVDIAHEHGFDVLLDAAAYLPTHELDLAAVRADFVPVSWYKLFGYPTGVGCLIARRDALSRLRRPWFSGGTIQAASVQGGWHAPAAGSAEFEDGTVNFLAIPDIEHGLNWLRGVGIDVINRRTRCLTGWLLDRLLSLEHDNGASMVRIYGPRNMINRGATVALNILDPFGAIVDERLVARESSAEGFSLRTGCFCNPGAGEAAFDIGRPSLLRLFRKSALSIDAYITELGLPTGGALRVSFGIASSFQDVQRFVEFVDTTYRNRPCETQGLPPRENC, encoded by the coding sequence ATGAGCGGAGACGGCACGCGCACCGCCAGCGCACAGGAGTTTCTGGCCGACTATCCGGAGTACACCACGACAACAGTGCTCGATGACCTCCGGGCCACCGAGTACGCGTATCTGGATCGCAATCGGGACGTCTATCTCGACTACACCGGCGCGGGGCTGGCCGCAACCACCCAATATCAGGCACACAACGAGTGGATCTCCGCGGGCTGCCATGGCAATCCGCATTCGGACAACCCGACCTCACGGGCGGCGACGGCCGGGGTCGAGACTGCTCGGGCGTCCGTGCTCGCCCATTTCAACGCTCCAGCGCAGGACTACACCGTGATCTTCACGGCGAACGCCACGGCGGCCTGTCGATTGGTCGGCGAGGCCTATCCCTTCGGCCGCGCGACACGTTTCGTCCTGACAGCCGACAACCATAATTCGGTCAATGGCATTCGAGAATTCGCCCGCTCCAGGCGGGCTCGAACGGAATACATCCCGATCGCGGGTTCCGAACTACGAGTGACCGAGTCTGCCGTCCGCGCCGCGCTGGAGCGCCGCACGGTGCAGGAATCACTATCGATGGCTATGGTGAACGGACGAGAAAGCAGCCGTGGGTTGTTCGCCTATCCGGCGCAGAGCAATTTCACCGGTGTTCAGCATCCGCTCGACTGGGTCGATATCGCACACGAGCATGGCTTCGATGTATTGCTGGACGCCGCAGCCTATCTGCCGACGCATGAGCTCGATCTCGCCGCCGTCCGAGCCGATTTCGTTCCCGTGAGCTGGTACAAGCTTTTCGGCTATCCGACCGGAGTCGGTTGTCTGATCGCCCGCCGCGACGCATTGTCCAGACTGCGGCGGCCCTGGTTCTCCGGCGGCACCATCCAGGCCGCCAGCGTTCAGGGAGGTTGGCACGCACCGGCCGCGGGATCTGCCGAATTCGAGGACGGCACCGTGAATTTCCTCGCCATACCGGATATCGAACATGGCCTCAACTGGCTGCGCGGGGTCGGCATCGATGTGATCAATCGGCGTACCCGCTGCCTGACCGGATGGCTTCTGGATCGGCTCCTGTCGCTCGAGCACGACAACGGGGCTTCCATGGTCCGAATCTATGGGCCGCGCAATATGATCAACCGCGGCGCGACGGTCGCGCTGAATATCCTCGACCCCTTCGGGGCCATCGTCGACGAGCGTCTGGTAGCGCGAGAATCCTCGGCGGAAGGGTTTTCGTTGCGCACGGGCTGCTTCTGTAATCCCGGCGCTGGGGAGGCCGCCTTCGACATCGGTCGGCCATCCTTGCTTCGCCTGTTCAGAAAGTCGGCTCTCTCGATCGATGCGTATATCACCGAACTCGGCCTGCCCACCGGTGGTGCTCTCCGCGTCTCCTTCGGGATCGCCTCCAGTTTTCAGGACGTCCAGCGATTTGTCGAATTCGTCGACACCACATACCGCAACCGTCCGTGTGAGACGCAGGGCCTCCCGCCACGCGAGAATTGCTGA
- a CDS encoding transposase produces the protein MTSVSVTRRADLTDAQWARLEPLLPRGKKTGRPPKWTKRQLIDGIRWRTRIGSPWRDVSAR, from the coding sequence GTGACCAGCGTATCGGTGACGAGGCGAGCGGACCTGACCGACGCCCAGTGGGCGCGACTGGAACCGCTGCTGCCTCGTGGCAAGAAGACAGGACGCCCACCGAAATGGACGAAACGGCAGCTCATCGACGGGATCCGGTGGCGGACCCGTATCGGATCACCATGGCGGGACGTGTCGGCACGCTGA
- a CDS encoding helix-turn-helix domain-containing protein: MNPGGENVTGERLRAAREAAGLSLSAMAARTHYSKALLGMLENGQRQIRPEHVRAYADALGIGSALFVEPTDGERAAAEWIQRAAASDIGGDTLDRLDQAVDDLAAAYPTTPPSELLVRIRQHLGCAGRLMDSRKTLTQHRRLLVTVGWLSLLASTCHIDLGELQAAAARGHLAWKLAGEAQHSEIAAWCLETRAWQQLTDGAFTAAAELSRAAQAIAPEDSSAFIQAMAQEGRALARLGDSKGTYAALRRVARLVSGLSVPDRPEHHFRYDPAKSDAYVATTLAWLGDPAAEPYARHVLADLAGATSVRPRRNAMANLDLGLALVAADKPDEAADVALAVVTSGNLVPSHYWRVAEVVSRIEGRGAPDAAVVREAFRDTYPV, encoded by the coding sequence ATGAACCCCGGTGGGGAGAACGTCACAGGTGAGCGGCTGCGCGCTGCGCGGGAGGCGGCGGGGCTCAGTCTGTCCGCTATGGCCGCGCGCACGCACTACAGCAAGGCACTGCTGGGGATGCTGGAGAACGGGCAGCGCCAGATCAGACCGGAACATGTCCGCGCCTATGCCGACGCGCTGGGGATCGGCTCAGCGCTGTTTGTCGAACCAACCGATGGCGAACGGGCAGCGGCCGAATGGATTCAGAGGGCGGCGGCATCGGACATCGGAGGCGACACCCTGGACCGCCTGGACCAGGCAGTGGACGACTTGGCGGCGGCATACCCAACGACTCCGCCAAGTGAATTGCTCGTACGCATTCGTCAGCATCTCGGCTGCGCCGGACGCCTGATGGACAGCCGCAAGACTCTGACTCAGCACCGCCGGTTGCTCGTCACGGTCGGTTGGCTCTCGCTGCTGGCGAGCACCTGCCATATCGACTTGGGGGAGCTACAGGCCGCAGCGGCGCGCGGTCACCTGGCGTGGAAGCTCGCCGGCGAAGCGCAGCACTCGGAGATAGCGGCGTGGTGCCTCGAAACACGGGCATGGCAACAGCTCACGGACGGCGCGTTCACGGCGGCGGCCGAATTGTCGCGCGCCGCTCAGGCCATCGCTCCGGAGGACAGTTCGGCGTTCATCCAGGCAATGGCTCAGGAGGGCCGCGCACTGGCACGGCTCGGAGACAGCAAGGGCACGTATGCGGCGCTGCGCAGAGTAGCCAGGTTGGTGTCCGGGCTGAGCGTTCCCGACCGGCCAGAGCATCACTTCCGGTACGACCCCGCGAAGTCCGACGCCTACGTGGCCACGACGCTGGCCTGGCTCGGTGATCCGGCGGCCGAGCCCTACGCGCGGCATGTCCTCGCTGATCTCGCGGGCGCTACGTCTGTCCGGCCGCGCCGCAACGCGATGGCGAACCTTGATCTGGGTCTGGCGTTGGTCGCCGCCGACAAGCCTGATGAGGCGGCGGACGTGGCGCTGGCCGTGGTGACCTCCGGCAACTTGGTGCCCTCCCACTACTGGCGCGTGGCCGAGGTGGTCTCGAGGATCGAAGGTCGAGGCGCACCGGACGCGGCCGTGGTGCGCGAAGCGTTCCGCGACACCTACCCGGTGTAG
- a CDS encoding isochorismatase family cysteine hydrolase translates to MDTEASAMHHDWLIQEREYARQEAHRGRRFAFTRLDPRRTALVVIDMVPFHVDGYPYCLGIVPNISLLAQELRAAGGTVAWVLPTAGSPTPSNLEFFGPERATMYSNSGGTGPLPGRLWHEFTMHDDDLLTEKSAASAFFSGRCPLPQLLEQREIDTVLITGTVTNVCCESSARDASTLGFRVIMVADANAAPRDYEHNAALQTIYRSFGDVRPTSEVLELIEAGHK, encoded by the coding sequence TTGGATACCGAAGCTAGTGCCATGCACCATGATTGGCTGATCCAGGAGCGCGAGTACGCCCGACAGGAGGCGCACCGCGGCAGGCGGTTCGCGTTTACCCGGCTCGATCCGCGGCGTACCGCGCTGGTGGTGATCGACATGGTGCCGTTCCACGTCGACGGGTATCCGTACTGCCTCGGCATTGTGCCCAATATCAGCCTGCTGGCGCAGGAGCTGCGGGCGGCCGGTGGCACGGTTGCCTGGGTGCTGCCGACGGCGGGCAGTCCCACTCCGAGCAACCTCGAGTTCTTCGGGCCGGAACGTGCCACGATGTACAGCAACTCGGGTGGCACCGGACCACTGCCCGGCCGCCTATGGCACGAATTCACGATGCACGATGACGATCTGCTGACCGAGAAGTCGGCCGCCAGCGCTTTCTTCTCCGGCCGCTGCCCGCTGCCACAGCTGCTGGAACAGCGCGAGATCGACACGGTCCTGATCACGGGCACGGTCACCAATGTCTGCTGTGAATCCTCGGCGCGCGATGCGAGCACGCTCGGATTCCGCGTCATCATGGTGGCCGACGCCAATGCCGCGCCGCGCGACTACGAGCACAACGCCGCGCTGCAAACCATCTATCGATCATTCGGAGATGTGCGCCCGACGTCGGAGGTACTCGAGCTGATCGAAGCGGGCCACAAATGA
- a CDS encoding class I SAM-dependent methyltransferase: MVGEDSLISNVSDTARWVAAYRAVESARPDGLFRDPLADRLAGERGHAMAAAAPRIMRNGWPVVTRTKLIDDLIATSIEQGCDRVLNLAAGLDTRPYRLNLPEDFVWVEADLPKMTAEKNTALATETSRCTLIRRGVDLADTDARAKVLDEALGPLGPKAAPAAKPLVLTEGLLMYLDEDTVADLARALTRPEIAWWLADITVGMKRMRSNAAMFENAPLRFEPANGIAFFEKLGWQPLEVEHLLVHSRKFRRAPWFLRLFTYLRQPDPRTPGRFPWSGVVRLQHTPQN; encoded by the coding sequence ATGGTCGGCGAGGACTCGCTGATATCGAACGTGTCCGATACCGCCCGTTGGGTGGCGGCGTATCGCGCTGTCGAGAGCGCGCGACCGGATGGCCTGTTTCGTGACCCGCTTGCCGATCGACTGGCAGGAGAACGTGGACATGCCATGGCGGCGGCCGCGCCACGGATTATGCGCAATGGCTGGCCGGTGGTCACTCGGACCAAACTCATCGACGATCTCATCGCGACCTCGATCGAGCAGGGCTGTGATCGGGTGTTGAATCTCGCCGCCGGTCTCGATACCCGGCCCTATCGTCTGAACCTGCCCGAAGACTTCGTGTGGGTAGAGGCCGACCTCCCGAAGATGACCGCGGAAAAGAACACCGCGCTGGCCACCGAGACATCTCGCTGCACGCTCATTCGCCGCGGAGTGGATCTCGCCGACACCGATGCTCGCGCGAAGGTCCTCGACGAGGCGCTCGGCCCGCTCGGCCCGAAGGCAGCGCCCGCCGCCAAACCACTGGTGCTGACCGAGGGTTTGCTGATGTACCTCGATGAGGACACCGTCGCCGATCTGGCCCGCGCGTTGACTCGCCCCGAGATCGCCTGGTGGCTGGCCGACATCACCGTCGGCATGAAGCGAATGCGCAGCAACGCGGCGATGTTCGAGAACGCGCCACTGCGTTTCGAACCCGCGAACGGCATCGCGTTCTTCGAGAAACTCGGCTGGCAGCCGCTCGAGGTGGAGCATCTGCTGGTCCACTCCCGCAAGTTCCGGCGGGCGCCGTGGTTCCTGCGCCTGTTCACCTACCTGCGGCAACCGGACCCGCGGACACCCGGTCGGTTTCCGTGGTCCGGGGTCGTGCGGTTGCAGCACACCCCTCAGAACTGA
- a CDS encoding FHA domain-containing protein: protein MTSQLEVLPGGAHLVANCGGVIVVVAHRLDVRATVESPAGEALTALLGLVDQAARTEQRRTGRVFARLATNWLMGLEDEDSVEFGVLTPNESGLAVFLHGGVTAVLAYADQSEVLHGRDAGFTVDRVVTPVPAIGVGVFVDEGGKSGESLPARGIYELGAGTVPGRGVVLWSGAQRGAEPVRPMLRKRGRPVAQSKGQQIGLEPDEVTTPQAESVSVAPGADLRAGGLSAAGGAVADSAAVPGVGAVAGSGPEPIARPDPVFEEDFEETLVPTAEVVARAVADAAHAVGPGAVVKGFQCSRHHLNDPRVSFCAICGIRMDQLTCVSADGVRPPLGLLLLDDGTSIVLDADCVLGREPEHADAVSRGARPIRLADSSGGMSRAHAEIRLVDWDVFVVDHGSANGTFVKSPG from the coding sequence GTGACCTCGCAACTGGAGGTGCTGCCGGGCGGTGCGCACCTGGTGGCGAATTGCGGCGGGGTGATTGTTGTTGTCGCGCACCGTCTCGACGTACGCGCCACGGTGGAATCGCCTGCGGGGGAGGCATTGACGGCGCTGCTCGGGTTGGTGGACCAGGCTGCGCGCACGGAGCAGCGACGTACCGGACGGGTGTTTGCCCGGCTCGCCACGAACTGGCTGATGGGTCTGGAGGATGAGGACTCGGTGGAGTTCGGGGTGTTGACCCCGAACGAGTCCGGGCTCGCGGTCTTCCTGCACGGCGGCGTGACAGCGGTGCTTGCCTACGCGGATCAGTCAGAGGTGCTGCATGGCAGGGACGCCGGGTTCACGGTCGATCGGGTGGTGACACCGGTGCCTGCGATCGGGGTCGGAGTGTTCGTTGACGAGGGTGGGAAGAGTGGGGAGTCGCTACCGGCGCGGGGGATCTACGAGTTGGGTGCGGGGACGGTGCCGGGACGCGGGGTGGTGCTGTGGTCGGGGGCGCAGAGGGGTGCGGAGCCGGTTCGGCCGATGCTGCGCAAGCGTGGCCGGCCTGTGGCTCAGAGCAAGGGGCAGCAGATTGGGCTGGAACCCGATGAGGTTACGACGCCGCAAGCGGAGTCGGTGTCTGTAGCACCGGGCGCGGACCTGCGTGCCGGAGGACTGTCCGCGGCCGGAGGTGCGGTGGCAGACAGCGCTGCCGTGCCCGGCGTCGGTGCGGTCGCGGGCAGCGGGCCGGAGCCGATTGCCCGACCGGACCCGGTGTTCGAGGAGGATTTCGAGGAGACACTGGTGCCCACCGCGGAGGTGGTGGCCCGCGCTGTCGCGGACGCGGCGCATGCGGTCGGGCCCGGTGCTGTCGTCAAGGGCTTCCAGTGTTCTCGTCATCATCTGAACGACCCTCGCGTGTCGTTCTGCGCGATCTGCGGGATTCGGATGGATCAGTTGACGTGCGTATCGGCCGACGGTGTCCGGCCGCCGCTCGGATTGCTGCTGCTCGATGACGGCACGTCGATTGTGCTCGACGCCGATTGCGTGCTCGGCCGGGAACCGGAGCATGCCGATGCGGTGAGCCGGGGTGCACGGCCGATCCGGCTGGCCGACAGCTCGGGTGGAATGTCACGTGCGCATGCCGAGATCCGGCTCGTCGACTGGGACGTCTTCGTGGTCGATCACGGCTCGGCCAACGGGACCTTCGTCAAGTCGCCGGGCTAA
- a CDS encoding NADH-quinone oxidoreductase subunit A, with product MPTLVLGAIGAAFAVFSIVMAALVGPKRYNRAKLEAYECGIEPTPHAVAGGPGSITGQRFPVKYYLTAMLFIIFDIEIVFLYPWAVHFDALGLFGLAAMALFIVNVSVAYAYEWRRGGLSWD from the coding sequence ATGCCGACGCTTGTGCTCGGCGCGATCGGCGCTGCGTTCGCGGTCTTTTCCATAGTGATGGCCGCCCTTGTCGGCCCGAAGCGCTACAACCGGGCCAAACTCGAGGCCTATGAGTGCGGCATCGAGCCGACCCCGCACGCGGTCGCGGGCGGTCCGGGAAGCATTACCGGACAACGCTTTCCGGTGAAGTACTACCTCACCGCGATGCTATTCATCATTTTCGACATCGAGATCGTGTTCCTCTACCCGTGGGCTGTCCACTTCGATGCGCTCGGTCTCTTCGGTCTTGCCGCGATGGCGCTGTTCATCGTCAACGTCTCCGTCGCCTACGCCTACGAATGGCGTCGCGGCGGCCTCAGTTGGGACTGA
- a CDS encoding NuoB/complex I 20 kDa subunit family protein — MGLEEKLPSGFLLSTVEDFAGYLRKGSLWPATFGLACCAIEMMATGAGRFDIARFGMEAFRASPRQADLMIVAGRVSQKMAPVLRQVYDQMTEPKWVLAMGVCASSGGMFNNYAIVQGVDHVVPVDIYLPGCPPRPEMLLNAILALHAKIQEMPLGVNRDEAVRAAEQAALASTPTIRMEGLLR; from the coding sequence ATGGGTCTCGAAGAAAAACTGCCCAGCGGCTTTCTGCTGAGCACGGTCGAGGATTTCGCCGGCTATCTGCGCAAGGGTTCGCTCTGGCCCGCCACCTTCGGTCTCGCCTGCTGCGCCATCGAGATGATGGCCACCGGCGCCGGCCGTTTCGACATCGCCCGCTTCGGCATGGAAGCCTTCCGCGCCTCCCCGCGACAGGCCGATCTGATGATCGTCGCAGGACGGGTCAGCCAGAAGATGGCGCCGGTGTTGCGTCAGGTCTACGACCAGATGACCGAGCCGAAATGGGTGCTCGCGATGGGCGTCTGTGCATCCTCCGGCGGCATGTTCAACAACTACGCCATCGTGCAGGGCGTCGACCATGTCGTGCCCGTCGACATCTACCTGCCCGGCTGCCCGCCGCGGCCGGAGATGCTGCTCAACGCGATTCTGGCACTGCACGCAAAGATTCAAGAGATGCCGCTGGGCGTCAATCGCGACGAGGCGGTCCGCGCAGCCGAGCAGGCCGCGCTGGCATCGACGCCGACCATCCGGATGGAGGGTCTGCTGCGATGA